CGCGACATGGACGTGACGGTCACATTCGAGGACGGCGTGTTGGACGTCGACGTGTACCTGAACGCGCCCGACGACGACGCGGACCCGGAAGCCGTCGCCGACGAGGCGGCGCTGGCCGCGCGCGACGCCGTCGACGACCTGTTTGCCGCGACCGAGTCGTCCGGCGAGTAACCGACTCTCGTTTCTTTCCGTGTACCTCTTCGAAGGCGAACAGCTAAGCGGATACAGTGGTAATAGTTAGCATATGGCCACCGGTGGTCGACGGAGCGGAACGACGGCGTTAGACAGACTGCGGTCACACTACGAACGGATCGACCTGCGATGCCCCCAGTGCGGGTACGAGGACGACGACGGACGGTGGACCGCGCGGACGA
This genomic stretch from Haloprofundus salilacus harbors:
- a CDS encoding DUF3194 domain-containing protein — its product is MNADAEPSDDEVVETAADAAEGVIFAHYKQSEVRDMDVTVTFEDGVLDVDVYLNAPDDDADPEAVADEAALAARDAVDDLFAATESSGE
- a CDS encoding HVO_0649 family zinc finger protein; this translates as MATGGRRSGTTALDRLRSHYERIDLRCPQCGYEDDDGRWTARTTGSQVLYRHVCPSCGEIRTRTLRLGQ